The following coding sequences lie in one Flagellimonas eckloniae genomic window:
- a CDS encoding YdeI/OmpD-associated family protein, which produces MKNIQEYYFKDDSLWRKWLHENHKLSKGIYLIFYKVNHEMESMRWEEAVKVALCYGWIDSTVKSLGNGRRRQYFCPRKPKSVWSKVNKDHIKNLMVHGLMHESGLESIEIAKKNDSWTALDDVENGIVPNDLQCAFDKNHLAFENFQNFTKSQRKSYLYWLNQAKRKETRLKRIVEIVESSLKNIKYRNPGSR; this is translated from the coding sequence ATGAAAAATATTCAAGAATACTATTTTAAGGATGATTCTTTATGGCGTAAGTGGCTTCATGAAAATCATAAGCTATCCAAAGGCATATATCTAATTTTTTATAAAGTAAACCATGAAATGGAAAGCATGCGTTGGGAAGAGGCGGTCAAAGTAGCACTATGCTATGGATGGATAGACAGTACTGTGAAAAGTCTTGGAAATGGTAGGCGCAGACAATATTTCTGTCCCAGAAAGCCAAAAAGTGTTTGGAGCAAGGTTAATAAAGACCATATCAAAAATTTAATGGTTCATGGCCTAATGCACGAAAGTGGATTAGAGAGTATAGAAATTGCTAAAAAGAATGACTCTTGGACAGCATTGGACGATGTGGAAAATGGTATTGTTCCAAATGATTTGCAATGTGCATTTGATAAAAATCACCTGGCCTTTGAAAATTTTCAAAATTTCACCAAGAGTCAACGCAAAAGCTATTTGTATTGGCTTAATCAAGCAAAACGGAAAGAAACAAGACTAAAACGAATTGTTGAGATTGTGGAATCGAGTTTGAAAAACATTAAATACCGAAACCCTGGGAGCAGATAA
- a CDS encoding ThuA domain-containing protein produces MKKVLVASLIVMGFIFNSCNKKRDGNPKILIFSKTMGYKHKSIPTGIDAIKKLGAENNFSVDTTTNGDLFTDENLKNYSAIVFLSTTGNVLDYQQEAAFERYIQSGGGFVGIHAAMDTEYDWGWYGKLVGGYFQSHPSGTPESNFVIKDKNFGATNFFTDSIWTRTDELYNFDKFNTNVNVLVTVDESTYEGGTMGDFHPMSWYHEYDGGRAFYTAAGHTDESFSEELFLKHLLGGIQYAIGENLVLDYGKATTQIPPDMDRFSKKPLLTGTFYEPTEMTILPNNDVLIAQRRGEIMHYSAETGKVSQVALLDVYHKVLEAEGVNAEEGLMGLQKAPDYETNHWVYAFYAPTGDKWVNRLSRFKFKDNVFDLESEQVILDVDSQREICCHTGGSIAFGPDKLLYLSTGDNTTPFNERGVEFVSKGYGPLNDIPGHEQYDARRSSANTNDLRGKIIRIKVNEDGSYDIPEGNLFPVGMEKTRPEIYTMGHRNPYRISVDPKKGYVYWGDVGPDARKDDLKLRGPRGYDEMNQARKAGNFGWPLFIGDNKPYVAYDYETGESGEAFDPEKPINNSRNNTGLTELPPAMPAYAFYPYVETKYFPQVATGGRNAMAGPTYYADMYDKSVSLPGYYDEKVIIYDWIRGWMKAVTLFEDGSFNKMEPFGSDIKVNNLIDMEMGPDGRLYLLEYGSGWFSQNHDSGLSYVEYNGGNRPPVIDSLTVDKTSGKLPLTISAEVAVYDKEKDAIAYIWDFGNGETQETTTPKTSYTYQKSGQFKLSVTAKDANGAEKESENIAVNAGNSKPEIAIVLNNSDSTFTEGKSISYTIKVTDPDGADTIDASNIFVAVDYLESLDEVGMSVGHQQISSVVSGKALTQNLDCKTCHKEKEASIGPSYLDVSLKHKTTPRASTYLRNKIILGGGGIWGEVVMPAHPDVTQSEAIQIVRYIQSLTDTGKKKRKSLPTSGTITPKPEQGDKVMVLTASYTDNGEGDSQPLTAFNSVKLKRKE; encoded by the coding sequence ATGAAAAAAGTTTTAGTCGCTTCCCTGATTGTTATGGGTTTTATTTTTAATAGTTGTAATAAGAAAAGGGATGGTAATCCAAAGATTTTGATTTTTTCCAAGACTATGGGATATAAACACAAATCTATTCCAACAGGAATTGATGCAATTAAAAAATTGGGTGCGGAAAATAATTTTAGTGTCGATACAACAACTAATGGGGATTTGTTCACGGATGAAAACCTAAAAAACTATTCAGCAATTGTTTTTTTGAGCACAACAGGAAATGTATTGGATTATCAACAGGAAGCGGCTTTTGAACGCTACATACAATCCGGTGGAGGATTTGTAGGAATCCATGCAGCAATGGATACCGAATACGATTGGGGCTGGTACGGCAAGTTAGTGGGGGGATATTTTCAAAGTCATCCAAGTGGAACGCCGGAGTCCAATTTTGTAATTAAGGATAAAAACTTTGGAGCAACCAATTTTTTCACTGATTCGATTTGGACTCGAACAGACGAACTGTACAATTTTGATAAGTTCAACACCAATGTAAATGTTCTTGTCACTGTCGATGAGAGCACATATGAAGGCGGTACTATGGGGGATTTTCATCCTATGAGCTGGTACCATGAATATGATGGTGGAAGAGCTTTTTATACAGCTGCAGGGCACACCGATGAGAGCTTTTCCGAGGAATTGTTTTTAAAGCACTTGCTGGGGGGGATACAATATGCAATTGGAGAAAATTTGGTTTTGGATTATGGTAAAGCTACAACCCAGATTCCGCCCGATATGGATAGGTTTTCTAAAAAGCCATTGCTCACCGGAACGTTTTATGAGCCAACGGAAATGACAATATTGCCCAATAATGATGTCCTGATAGCACAACGAAGGGGAGAGATAATGCATTATTCTGCCGAAACAGGTAAAGTAAGTCAAGTTGCACTTTTGGATGTTTATCATAAAGTATTGGAAGCTGAAGGGGTAAATGCCGAAGAAGGTTTAATGGGATTGCAAAAAGCCCCAGATTATGAGACCAACCATTGGGTGTATGCCTTTTACGCGCCAACTGGTGATAAATGGGTAAACAGATTATCACGTTTTAAGTTCAAGGATAATGTTTTCGATTTGGAATCCGAACAAGTGATTCTTGACGTGGACAGCCAACGGGAGATATGTTGTCATACAGGAGGATCTATAGCCTTCGGCCCTGATAAATTGTTGTATTTATCCACAGGCGACAACACTACGCCATTTAATGAAAGAGGTGTTGAATTCGTAAGTAAGGGGTACGGACCTTTAAATGACATTCCAGGCCACGAGCAATATGATGCGCGAAGATCTTCCGCCAACACCAATGATTTACGTGGTAAAATTATTCGAATAAAGGTCAATGAAGATGGAAGTTATGATATTCCCGAGGGGAATTTATTTCCTGTAGGTATGGAAAAAACAAGACCTGAGATTTATACCATGGGACATCGTAACCCCTACCGTATTTCGGTTGACCCTAAAAAAGGGTATGTGTATTGGGGGGATGTTGGTCCAGATGCCAGAAAAGACGATTTGAAACTCAGAGGTCCTCGCGGGTATGATGAAATGAATCAAGCACGGAAAGCAGGAAATTTTGGATGGCCATTATTTATCGGGGACAACAAACCATATGTAGCCTATGACTATGAAACCGGTGAAAGCGGAGAGGCATTTGACCCAGAAAAACCGATAAATAATTCAAGGAACAATACAGGACTAACCGAATTGCCTCCAGCGATGCCGGCTTATGCCTTTTATCCCTATGTAGAAACCAAATATTTCCCACAGGTGGCAACAGGAGGCAGGAATGCCATGGCGGGACCTACGTATTATGCCGATATGTATGATAAAAGTGTGAGTCTACCTGGCTACTACGATGAAAAAGTGATTATCTACGATTGGATTCGTGGATGGATGAAGGCAGTTACACTTTTTGAGGACGGTAGCTTTAATAAAATGGAACCGTTTGGGTCAGACATAAAAGTGAACAATTTAATTGATATGGAAATGGGGCCTGACGGGCGTCTGTATCTTTTGGAATATGGTTCTGGATGGTTTTCGCAAAACCATGATTCTGGGTTGAGTTATGTAGAATATAACGGTGGAAATCGCCCACCTGTGATTGATAGCTTAACTGTGGATAAAACCTCAGGAAAACTTCCGCTTACAATTTCTGCCGAGGTTGCAGTTTATGACAAGGAAAAAGACGCTATAGCCTATATCTGGGATTTTGGAAACGGGGAAACCCAGGAAACAACGACCCCAAAAACGTCCTACACGTACCAAAAATCGGGACAATTTAAATTATCAGTTACGGCAAAAGATGCGAACGGGGCTGAAAAAGAAAGCGAAAATATTGCTGTTAATGCCGGGAATTCAAAACCAGAAATTGCTATTGTACTCAATAATTCAGATTCCACCTTTACTGAAGGAAAATCCATTTCATATACTATCAAGGTTACGGACCCAGACGGTGCTGACACCATTGATGCTTCCAATATTTTTGTTGCGGTCGATTATTTGGAAAGCCTTGATGAAGTTGGAATGTCGGTAGGGCATCAACAAATATCATCTGTGGTATCAGGAAAAGCCTTGACACAGAATTTGGATTGTAAAACCTGCCATAAAGAGAAGGAAGCTTCAATTGGACCATCGTATTTAGATGTATCCCTTAAGCATAAAACTACGCCACGGGCAAGTACCTATCTTAGAAATAAGATAATTCTTGGTGGAGGCGGAATTTGGGGCGAAGTGGTAATGCCGGCACACCCAGATGTTACCCAAAGTGAGGCAATTCAGATTGTTAGGTACATACAATCCTTGACGGATACGGGTAAAAAGAAACGCAAGTCGTTACCTACTTCGGGAACAATTACTCCAAAACCGGAGCAGGGAGATAAAGTTATGGTATTGACGGCAAGTTACACCGACAATGGTGAAGGCGATTCCCAGCCACTCACAGCCTTTAATTCTGTAAAACTAAAGCGAAAAGAATAA
- a CDS encoding M1 family metallopeptidase → MKIRFATVLFLVTLFFSNAQNFTKQDTLRGSITPERAWWDVNYYNLNIKVQPEKEFIAGYNIIRYKVLEESDIIQIDLQKPLKIDAVSQDNIDLDYTSYGSAHFIHLKKKQVPGEYNELYVQYSGNPKKAIRAPWDGGFSWKKDDNSKPFVATSCQGLGASVWWPNKDHMYDEVDSMRIAIDVPKDLVAVSNGRLREEYLYDFGGYKLYDWFVSNPINNYGVNVNIGDYVNFGEKYEGEKGTLDLDYYVLHDNLEKAKKQFKQTPLMLEAFEHWFGPYPFYEDSFKLVEVPYLGMEHQSSVTYGNKYQNGYLGKDLSGTGWGLKFDFIIIHEAGHEWFANNITYKDIADMWIHEGFTAYSENLYLDYHFGTKAASEYVIGTRANIQNDRPIIGTYNVNNKGSGDMYYKGANMLHTLRQLIEDDELWRQVLRGLNAEFYHQTVTTEQIENYISKKTKKDLSAFFNQYLRTTLIPKLEYKLDDTTITYRYVDIVEDFDMPVRVFTGETEKWLFPSKEWKTETLQNQNVVFDENFYIEHQKL, encoded by the coding sequence ATGAAAATACGTTTTGCAACCGTCCTTTTTTTAGTTACCCTATTTTTTTCCAATGCCCAAAATTTCACCAAACAAGACACTTTAAGGGGAAGTATTACTCCTGAACGTGCTTGGTGGGATGTTAACTATTACAACCTGAACATTAAGGTGCAACCTGAAAAAGAGTTTATTGCTGGTTATAACATCATCAGGTATAAAGTTTTGGAAGAATCAGATATTATTCAAATTGATTTACAAAAACCTCTAAAAATAGATGCAGTATCGCAGGACAATATAGACCTTGATTACACTTCATACGGTTCGGCTCATTTCATCCATTTAAAGAAAAAACAAGTTCCGGGGGAGTATAACGAATTGTATGTACAATATTCTGGAAATCCTAAAAAAGCTATAAGAGCCCCATGGGATGGTGGTTTTTCCTGGAAAAAAGATGATAATAGTAAACCTTTTGTAGCCACCTCTTGCCAAGGTTTGGGTGCAAGTGTTTGGTGGCCCAACAAAGATCATATGTATGACGAGGTCGATAGTATGCGTATTGCCATTGATGTTCCAAAGGATTTAGTTGCTGTTTCAAATGGCCGATTAAGGGAAGAATATCTTTATGATTTTGGAGGCTATAAATTGTATGACTGGTTTGTATCCAATCCCATAAATAACTATGGGGTAAATGTGAACATTGGGGACTACGTAAATTTTGGAGAAAAATATGAAGGTGAAAAGGGAACCTTAGATTTAGATTATTATGTCTTGCATGATAATCTGGAAAAAGCGAAAAAACAGTTTAAACAAACCCCATTAATGTTGGAAGCTTTTGAGCATTGGTTTGGGCCTTATCCTTTTTATGAAGATAGCTTTAAATTAGTAGAAGTCCCCTATTTGGGTATGGAACACCAAAGCTCGGTTACCTATGGTAACAAATACCAAAATGGGTATTTGGGCAAAGACCTCTCCGGGACAGGATGGGGCTTAAAGTTTGATTTTATAATCATTCACGAAGCGGGGCATGAGTGGTTTGCCAATAATATAACCTATAAGGACATTGCGGACATGTGGATTCATGAAGGATTCACCGCTTACTCAGAAAACCTGTATTTAGATTATCATTTTGGTACAAAAGCTGCTTCAGAATACGTAATAGGAACACGCGCAAACATTCAAAATGACCGCCCCATTATAGGTACTTACAATGTGAACAATAAAGGTTCTGGAGATATGTATTACAAAGGAGCCAATATGCTTCACACCTTGCGACAACTCATCGAGGATGATGAGTTATGGAGACAAGTTCTTAGAGGATTAAATGCCGAGTTTTACCACCAAACGGTTACTACAGAACAGATTGAAAATTACATCAGCAAAAAAACAAAGAAAGACCTATCCGCTTTTTTCAACCAATATTTGCGTACTACCCTAATTCCTAAATTGGAGTACAAACTAGACGATACTACCATCACCTACAGATACGTGGATATCGTTGAAGATTTTGATATGCCCGTCCGAGTTTTTACTGGAGAAACCGAAAAATGGCTTTTCCCAAGCAAAGAATGGAAGACGGAAACCTTACAAAACCAGAATGTTGTTTTTGATGAAAACTTTTACATTGAGCACCAAAAACTATAA
- a CDS encoding M28 family peptidase, producing MSYFNKTLLVLSLGIASTCFSQSDSRLYDVISAVSAERIEKDITTLANFGTRHTLSDTLSQTRGIGAARRWIKTEFEKISTACNDCLEVFYQKDLVKKGEGQRIVKDVWVVNVVAIKRGSKYPNRFIIMSGDIDSRVSDPNDFSSDSPGANDNASGMAGTIEAARVLSKYDFESSIIFVGLSGEEQGLYGGKGLAQHAKEKGWNIVGILNNDMIGNITGVSGVVSNRDFRIFSEPVPPTETEQQRRARRFYGGEVDGISRQLARYVYKTTKTYMPEMNPMMIYRLDRFGRGGHHRPFNDAGFAGIRIMESHENYTQQHQDIRVEDGIAYGDVLEHVNFEYAKKLTAVNAINLASIAWGPPAPTTVEIGGIVEPSAKLKWSKVEGAVGYKIYWRDTTSPTWDNFKYVGNVNESTLDGIVIDNYFFGVSAVGKDGHESPVVFPNKVFR from the coding sequence ATGTCTTACTTCAATAAAACACTATTAGTTCTTTCTTTGGGTATTGCTTCAACCTGCTTCTCGCAATCAGATTCTCGTTTATACGATGTTATAAGTGCAGTTTCGGCAGAGCGGATAGAAAAAGATATTACGACGCTTGCCAATTTCGGAACTAGACATACACTAAGTGATACGCTTTCACAAACACGTGGGATTGGTGCCGCAAGACGTTGGATAAAAACAGAGTTTGAAAAGATTTCCACCGCTTGCAATGACTGTCTGGAGGTTTTTTATCAAAAAGATTTAGTTAAAAAGGGAGAAGGACAACGGATTGTGAAGGATGTTTGGGTTGTTAATGTCGTAGCCATTAAAAGAGGTTCCAAATATCCAAACAGGTTCATAATTATGAGTGGTGATATAGATTCCAGAGTAAGTGACCCCAATGATTTTTCCTCTGATTCTCCAGGTGCCAACGACAATGCCAGTGGAATGGCAGGAACTATTGAAGCCGCACGTGTACTTTCCAAATATGACTTTGAAAGCAGTATAATTTTTGTTGGACTTTCTGGGGAAGAGCAAGGTTTATATGGGGGAAAGGGACTTGCACAGCATGCTAAGGAAAAGGGATGGAATATTGTTGGTATCTTGAATAACGACATGATTGGAAACATCACTGGGGTGAGTGGAGTTGTTAGTAACCGTGATTTTAGAATTTTTTCTGAGCCTGTGCCACCAACAGAAACTGAACAACAACGCCGTGCAAGGCGTTTCTATGGTGGAGAGGTAGATGGAATTTCCAGGCAATTGGCGCGATATGTTTATAAGACCACTAAAACTTATATGCCTGAAATGAACCCTATGATGATTTATCGTTTAGATCGATTTGGACGAGGTGGACACCACAGACCATTCAATGATGCCGGTTTTGCCGGTATCCGGATTATGGAGTCCCATGAAAATTACACACAACAACATCAAGATATTCGTGTGGAAGATGGCATTGCTTACGGTGATGTATTGGAACATGTGAATTTTGAATATGCAAAAAAGTTAACGGCCGTAAATGCTATAAACTTGGCTTCCATTGCTTGGGGCCCTCCTGCTCCAACAACAGTAGAAATTGGTGGTATTGTTGAACCTTCCGCAAAACTAAAGTGGAGCAAAGTTGAAGGCGCCGTGGGATATAAAATCTATTGGAGAGACACCACCTCCCCTACTTGGGACAATTTTAAATATGTTGGGAACGTAAACGAATCCACATTAGATGGCATAGTAATTGACAATTATTTCTTTGGAGTTTCGGCTGTGGGTAAGGATGGCCATGAAAGTCCAGTTGTATTTCCAAATAAAGTATTTAGATAG